The region AAGTGATTTGGCGAAAGATAACCTCTATGCAGATCAAATTTCAGCGCTTGTCTTACAATCGATGAACCCCAATGACCCCAAATCTGTACAAGATAAAATTTCCCTTGAAAATAAGAATGCTTTGCTTGAACAGCAAGTAGTTCAAGCAAGACTAAAAGCGCACCAAAACTCAGAACAAATGGACATACAAGATGCATCTTCAACAACAACTAACTCTCAACAGCTAACAAGCGTTATTTCGGCAATTTTTCAGATGAGTTCACAAATTTTGCAATCCGTCCTTGGTATGAGCCACTAACTATAATGTAGGAGTATGTTATGACATTTATGCAAAGCGTTTTTGACACTTTTAACGGGTATGATTTAAATAAAGAAGAAGACCTCGAAAGACTTGGAAAACATATTGGAGAATGTATAATTGAAAAAAATATGGTTTTTAAAGATATCTTTCATGTCCCAGAAGAATTTATGCTTAAACTGCATACACTTGCCTATTCCTTATATGAGGCTGGAAAATACAAAATAGCTTGCGGGGTTTTTAACAAACTCATGATGCTAGATCCCAAATCCTTTACCTATGCACTGGGCGCGGCTGTTTGCTTAGATGAATTAAAAGAATATCCTGTTGCTATCAACTTTTATGGTTATGCATTCCTCAATAATGTAGAAGATCCAACACCTCTTTATCGCGCTGGTGAGTGCTGTCTAAAGATGAATGATCCTACAAAAGCAAAACAGTTTTTCGAGCAAGCAATCACTGTAGCAGGTGAGTTAGAGCCCTATAAGCTTCTTAAAGTGCGCTCCGAAATTATTTTAAAAACCTTGTCAGAAATCAAAAAGTAATTAGGAGATAGCTATGAGCGGTATAGACGATGATTTAGTCCAAAGAGAAGGTGCGCACTCCTCAATTTCTGGAACTAGACACACGGAAAAAGTTGTTGCAGCAGGTGAGCATACACCTGCAACTAAAAAACCCAAGAAAAGCCCCTACGTAGATTCCATTCAAAAATCTTTGCAAACAGCAACTGATGGTCTCTTCGAAAAAGAGTATTTAACTTCTCAGCTAAGACCTCCATCTCCTGGATCTACTCCTCAAAAGCCACCTTCTCTATTTGGAAACCCTGCTATGCAGTCTCAATTTGCCCAACAAATGGTTGCATCAAAATATGGCATATCTCTGGGTACAAGTGAGGCTACCTTCGGAGCTATGCAAGCAGGACAAGTAGGACAAACTTCTCAGACAGCATTGAAAGATGATCCAAACCAACCAGATGGCCCAGGAAAATATCAGAGCCTACTCTCTATTATCCTTTCCATTCTGGATCAAATTTTATCCAGTCAATCTAAAACACAATCAACAGCTACAATTGCCTCAGCAACGCTTGCAACGCAGGAATACTCTTATAGCAATGAATCTGCAACAGCGCAGTATCAAAGTGATATGCAAAACGCCAATATTGAATTTAACACTGCTCTCTCAGAAATTTTTACAGGGTCTGTCAACGTCGTTTTTGGCACACTGTCGGGGGTTTTTGCGGGATTGTCCATGGCTTCTAGTATCAGTGCAGCAAATATAAGTGAAGAGTCTATAGAAGAGTTACCAGCAGAATCTGATGCCGATAACTTAAATAAAGGCGAAGGCGAAGGCGAAGGCGATGCAGAACCTAGCATTGCACCTAAGGGCAGTGCTGAAGCAGGCGCTACTGACGCACCAGCTGCCACAGGTGGTAAAGCAACAACAGAAGCGGATAAGGTAGGAACAGAAGAAGCTGCTAAGCTAAAAAAAGCAGAGGCTAAAGCAAAGGCTGAGAAAGATGCTGCAACAAAAAAAGCAGAAAACGCCTCAACCAAAACAAAGCTTCAAGAAAAAGCTAAACTTTTTGACAAATTAGGTAATACTTGCAGTGCACTTGGTCAAGGCATTGGTGGTGTTCAAAAGGGTATCACAGATTTAAGTAACTCTCTACAAAGGCAAACTCAAGCAAAGCAAGCTGCTCTTTCCGCTCTTTTTCGCGCACTTTCCACGCTCGTTCAAACAGCGCAACAAGCAACGGGAGAAGTTTCTAGAAAATCAGGTGATATCACAGGGTCTGTACTAGATGCAATTAAGCAAGCATTTCACTCTGTTGTAGACGCCTCTTCAATGAGAGGATAAAATAGATGCACTCTCTGCTTGCAAACTGGATAACTTAAGGTGTATAAGATTTGCCATGAATGAAGCTTTATTAATTTCTTTTGTAGGACAACTAGCAAAAGACATCGAACTTACTGATATACCAGTAGTTGATGCAAACAAGACATATAAATTTTCTTTTGGAAAAGATTTAGCTATTGGTATACGCGCTATGGAAACAGGTTTTTATCTTACATCCTATCTTGGACCTTGCTCTGAACAGAATTGCGAAGATTTTTTTTCTACGCTCATGCATGCTAATTTGTTTGGAAAAGGAACGGGCGGCGGTATAATTGGCTTAAATGAAGAGGGTAAACAGTTTACTTTTACAAAAAAATACCCATTCCAAATGAATTATGCTGAGTTTAAATCGCATATCGAGGATTTTATAAACTATGTTGATTTGTGGCAGAAGAA is a window of Chlamydiales bacterium DNA encoding:
- a CDS encoding SycD/LcrH family type III secretion system chaperone; the encoded protein is MTFMQSVFDTFNGYDLNKEEDLERLGKHIGECIIEKNMVFKDIFHVPEEFMLKLHTLAYSLYEAGKYKIACGVFNKLMMLDPKSFTYALGAAVCLDELKEYPVAINFYGYAFLNNVEDPTPLYRAGECCLKMNDPTKAKQFFEQAITVAGELEPYKLLKVRSEIILKTLSEIKK
- a CDS encoding type III secretion system chaperone, producing the protein MNEALLISFVGQLAKDIELTDIPVVDANKTYKFSFGKDLAIGIRAMETGFYLTSYLGPCSEQNCEDFFSTLMHANLFGKGTGGGIIGLNEEGKQFTFTKKYPFQMNYAEFKSHIEDFINYVDLWQKKVNDQLVKV